One genomic region from Henningerozyma blattae CBS 6284 chromosome 2, complete genome encodes:
- the HOC1 gene encoding alpha-1,6-mannosyltransferase (similar to Saccharomyces cerevisiae HOC1 (YJR075W); ancestral locus Anc_1.530), protein MVKKRNNTLKKVLFSTVLGVIGLYFLVRFLNNSKSTDLQTLLQNLPKEVSQSINNAASKQNSDTDIIAKFDALAKEIRLNQEEQIKQLDKQRRIFEKKLQELKQAPTGATLREKLATIFEYDSSAKFPAFIWQLTKNLPQQDQEDNDNNNNNQLPEEFRVWDDKNPGFVHEVLDDNIMIAFVRHFYANVPEVIEAFETLPSTILKIDFFKYLILLARGGVYADKDTIPLQPIPNWIPESVRPSDIGLIIGVEHDASSKDWKNMYVRRLQFSTWVIQAKPGHPVIREVVSRITEATLQRKKDNDLNVNVRNDLNIMSWTGSGIWTDVIFSYFNNPIQSSINRKVTWKEFRAISSAKQLSDILVFPSFSFNAPEQMSDEDTNKALYFTIHKAEKSWKVLPKVE, encoded by the coding sequence ATGGTTAAGAAGCGTAATAATACGTTGAAGAAAGTCCTTTTCTCCACTGTATTGGGGGTTATAggtttatatttcttaGTGAGGtttctaaataattcaaaatcaacTGATTTACAGACGCTGTTACAGAATCTACCAAAAGAAGTTTCTCAAAGTATTAACAATGCTGCTTCAAAACAAAACTCTGATACAGATATAATTGCCAAATTCGATGCGTTGGCTAAGGAAATCAGATTGAATCAAGAGGaacaaataaaacaattagaCAAACAACGTCGCATATTtgagaaaaaattacaagaattaaaacaagCACCAACTGGTGCTACATTACGTGAAAAATTAGCTACcatttttgaatatgaTTCTAGTGCTAAATTTCCCGCATTTATTTGGCAGTTAACCAAAAATCTTCCACAACAAGACCAGgaagataatgataacaacaacaataatcaACTACCAGAAGAATTTAGAGTTTGGGATGATAAAAATCCTGGTTTTGTTCATGAAGTATTAGATGACAATATTATGATTGCCTTTGTACGTCATTTCTATGCCAATGTACCAGAAGTTATTGAAGCTTTTGAGACTTTACCTTCtactattttaaaaattgatttcttcaaatacttGATTTTATTAGCACGAGGTGGGGTTTATGCTGATAAAGATACAATTCCTCTTCAACCAATACCAAACTGGATTCCAGAATCTGTTAGACCAAGTGATATTGGTTTAATAATTGGTGTTGAACATGATGCTTCATCAAAGGATTGGAAAAATATGTACGTTAGAAGGCTTCAATTTAGTACATGGGTTATTCAAGCTAAGCCTGGCCATCCGGTCATCAGAGAAGTTGTTTCAAGAATTACAGAAGCCACTTTACAACGTAAAAAGGATAATGATTTGAACGTAAACGTTAGAAAcgatttaaatattatgagTTGGACTGGGTCAGGTATCTGGACTGATGTTATATTTAGTTACTTTAACAATCCAATTCAAAGCAGCATTAACAGAAAAGTCACATGGAAAGAATTCCGTGCGATCTCCAGTGCGAAACAATTAAGTGATATATTAGTTTTCCCATCCTTTTCTTTCAATGCACCAGAACAAATGAGTGATGAAGATACGAATAAAGCCTTATATTTCACTATCCATAAGGCGGAAAAATCTTGGAAAGTGTTACCAAAGGTAGAATAA
- the CDC11 gene encoding septin CDC11 (similar to Saccharomyces cerevisiae CDC11 (YJR076C); ancestral locus Anc_1.531) yields the protein MSSIIEASSALRKRKNLKRGINFTLMVVGQSGSGRSTFINSLCGQQVVDTSTTVMLHTDTSTEIEVQLREETVELEDEEGVKIQLNIIDTPGFGDSLDNSSCFELISDYIRHQYDEILLEESRVRRNPRFKDGRVHCCIYLITPTGHGLREMDVEYMKQLGPLVNIIPVISKADSLTQEELKLNKKMIMEDIDRYGLPIYNFPFDEQDANDDDYETNTYLRSLLPFSIIGSNDVFDIGDGTIIRGRQYPWGILDVEDADISDFVILRNTLLISHLSDLKEFTHEILYERYRTEALSGDTPNYSKKNSNHTNGRNAHHGGNSAIASPSVPQAHERGENAKQDTYTAREEQIKLEEERLKAFEERVQQELLMKRKELLERENELRQIEQRLEKEHLSQ from the coding sequence ATGAGTAGTATTATTGAAGCATCAAGTGCTctaagaaaaagaaagaatttgaaaagagGTATcaattttactttaatgGTTGTGGGCCAATCCGGTAGTGGTCGGTCTACTTTCATTAATAGTTTATGTGGTCAGCAAGTTGTTGATACTTCAACTACTGTTATGTTACACACAGATACATCTACAGAGATTGAGGTTCAATTGAGAGAAGAAACTGttgaattagaagatgaagaaggtgttaaaattcaattgaacATCATTGATACCCCAGGCTTTGGTGATTCTTTGGATAATTCGTCATGCTTCGAATTAATCTCAGATTATATCCGTCACCAGTATGACGAAATTCTATTAGAAGAAAGTCGTGTTAGAAGAAATCCAAGATTTAAGGATGGTAGAGTTCATTGctgtatatatttaattacaCCAACTGGACATGGTCTAAGAGAGATGGATGTTGAATATATGAAACAATTAGGCCCATTAGTAAATATTATTCCTGTTATTTCGAAAGCAGATTCATTAACTCaagaagaattgaaattaaataaaaaaatgattatGGAAGACATTGATAGATACGGTCTACCAATTTATAACTTTCCATTTGATGAACAAGATgcaaatgatgatgattatgAAACAAATACCTATTTGCGTTCATTATTGCCTTTCTCAATTATTGGATCAAATGACGTTTTTGATATTGGTGATGGTACTATAATTAGAGGTAGGCAATATCCTTGGGGTATATTAGATGTTGAAGATGCAGATATTTCAgattttgttattttaagaaatacACTATTAATATCACACCTAAGCgatttgaaagaattcACCcatgaaattttatatgAACGTTATAGAACTGAAGCTTTATCAGGAGACACGCCAAATTATTCTAAGAAGAATTCTAATCATACTAATGGTCGCAACGCTCATCATGGTGGAAATAGTGCAATTGCATCTCCAAGTGTTCCTCAAGCACATGAAAGAGGCGAAAACGCTAAGCAAGATACTTACACAGCTCGTGAGGAACAAATcaaattagaagaagaaagattGAAGGCATTTGAAGAAAGGGTTcaacaagaattattaatgaaaagaaaagagcTTTTGGAAAGAGAAAACGAATTGAGGCAGATTGAACAAAGATTAGAAAAGGAGCATCTTTCCCAATAG
- the URA1 gene encoding dihydroorotate dehydrogenase (similar to Saccharomyces cerevisiae URA1 (YKL216W)) gives MANSTTVTDVSLETTFLGHKLSNPFMNASGVHCMTTKELDEMANSNAGAFITKSATSIERAGNPEPRYYSVPLGSINSMGLPNKGIDYYLEYVLKRQENFPNAGVIFFSVAGMSVDENIKLLQKIQDSSFSGVTELNLSCPNVPGKPQVAYDFELTKEILTKVFAFFKKPLGIKLPPFFDFAHFEIMSNILNQFPLTYVNSINSIGNGLYIDVESESVVIKPKNGFGGLGGEYVKPTALANVRAFYTRLNPNIKIIGTGGIRTGQDAFEHLLCGATLLQIGTELHKEGISIFDRVEKELKDIMAKKGYKSIDEFRGKLNSL, from the coding sequence ATGGCTAACTCTACTACAGTCACAGATGTTTCATTAGAAACCACTTTTTTAGGTCATAAATTATCTAACCCTTTCATGAATGCTTCTGGTGTTCATTGTATGACTACAAAAGAATTGGATGAAATGGCAAACTCAAATGCCGGTGCATTCATTACTAAAAGTGCCACTAGTATAGAAAGAGCTGGCAACCCTGAACCACGGTATTACTCTGTACCATTAGGTAGTATCAACTCTATGGGGTTACCAAATAAAGGTATTGATTATTATCTAGAATATGTTTTAAAACGTCAAGAAAACTTCCCTAACGCTGGtgtaattttcttttctgtTGCTGGTATGAGTgttgatgaaaatattaagctattacaaaaaatacaaGATAGCAGCTTTAGCGGTGTGACTGAATTAAATCTATCATGTCCAAATGTACCTGGTAAACCACAAGTTGCTTATGATTTCGAATTGACAAAGGAAATTTTAACAAAAGTTTTTGCGTTCTTCAAAAAACCTTTGGGTATTAAATTACCtccattttttgattttgctcattttgaaataatgtctaatattttaaaccaATTTCCTTTGACTTATGTTAACTCAATTAATAGTATAGGTAACGGTCTTTACATTGATGTGGAAAGTGAAAGTGTAGTTATCAAACCAAAAAATGGATTTGGTGGTTTAGGTGGTGAATATGTTAAGCCTACTGCCTTGGCTAATGTTCGTGCTTTCTATACTCGTTTGAAcccaaatattaaaattataggTACAGGTGGTATTAGAACCGGTCAGGACGCCTTCGAACATTTATTATGTGGTGCTACTTTATTACAGATCGGCACTGAGCTACATAAAGAAGGTATTAGTATCTTCGATCGTGTTGAAAaggaattaaaagatataatGGCTAAAAAGGGGTACAAATCTATCGATGAATTCCGTGGTAAATTGAATAGcttatga
- the TBLA0B10130 gene encoding uncharacterized protein: protein MSDNKVYPLPFLCQFLAGAGAGMSETLVMYPLDVVKTRFQLQETRILSLGKNIEKITMMTCLSKIIRNESIKHLYKGMSSPILMEVPKRAVKFSCNDLFQNILMKKSQTSKANGIITLLSGTLAGLFESFIVVPFELVKIRLQDANSNYRSPSHCLRKTIENEGITSLYKGLEATVWRNSIWNASYFGLIYQVKKLMPTQSTNDKSVGRNFIAGTIAGCMSCFFSVPFDVIKTKIQVSKVSGCVHNSNWALLSVFLMYKKYGLRSIYRGIIPIICRYGPGGGPLLVSFNGFSELFKKIHQRLSN from the coding sequence atgtCAGATAATAAAGTATACCCATTACCCTTCCTTTGCCAATTTCTGGCAGGTGCAGGTGCCGGCATGTCAGAAACATTAGTAATGTATCCTCTTGATGTAGTAAAAACTAGGTTTCAATTACAAGAAACTAGGATACTTTCTTTAGGAAAAAATATCGAAAAAATCACTATGATGACCTGCTTATCGAAAATAATACGGAACGAGAGCATTAAACACCTTTATAAAGGCATGAGCTCTCCTATATTAATGGAAGTACCAAAACGTGCTGTGAAATTTTCATGTAATGATTTAttccaaaatatattaatgaaaaaaagtCAAACAAGCAAAGCTAATGGTATAATTACTTTACTATCTGGTACTTTAGCAGGGTTATTTGAATCTTTTATTGTTGTCCCGTTTGAGCTAGTAAAAATTAGATTACAAGATGCAAACTCGAATTATAGATCCCCAAGCCATTGTTTAAGAAAAACGATTGAAAATGAAGGTATTACTTCATTGTACAAGGGGCTAGAAGCTACTGTTTGGAGAAATTCAATTTGGAATGCAAGCTATTTTGGATTGATTTACCAAGTAAAGAAACTGATGCCAACACAATCAACTAATGATAAAAGTGTAGGACGTAATTTCATTGCGGGTACTATTGCTGGCTGTATGAGCTGTTTTTTTAGTGTTCCTTTTGATGTTATAAAGACAAAAATTCAAGTTTCGAAGGTAAGTGGTTGTGTCCACAATTCAAATTGGGCTTTGCTATCAGTTTTCTTAATGTATAAAAAGTATGGTCTTAGAAGCATTTATAGAGGAATTATACCTATTATTTGTAGATATGGACCTGGAGGTGGACCACTATTAGTATCGTTTAATGGGTTTAGCGAGTTGTTTAAGAAAATACACCAACGTTTGAGTAACTAA
- the TBLA0B10110 gene encoding aldo/keto reductase produces the protein MSLFQQVKFGNTGLKISPFIFGTMTFGNKKNMQWAIEEMEDAYKILKYAYDRGIRTFDTADAYANGLSETILGSFLKHYNIPRETVVIMTKVFYRVDDTIELNPTDLLFGNNEELNLRLVNQKGLSRKHILEAAKNSVRRLGTYIDVYQIHRCDHETPFEETMRALNDVVEQGYARYIGASSMLGTEFAEYQFIAEKHGWHKFVNMQTCYNLLYREDEREMLPFCKKNNVAITPWSPLQMGFLARPITEKSVRQTTDLVIKAMSLDKFSEADKEIIDRVNKLANKKNLKMATVTLAWLFKKNAFPIVGLNKESRIDDALEALKVELTEEEVKYLEEPYKPKPLFM, from the coding sequence atgTCATTATTTCAACAAGTTAAATTTGGTAACACTGGTCTAAAAATCTCTCCATTCATTTTTGGTACTATGACTTTTggcaataaaaaaaatatgcaaTGGGCAATTGAAGAGATGGAAGATGCTTACAAGATTTTGAAGTATGCTTATGACCGTGGTATTCGTACATTTGATACTGCAGATGCTTATGCCAATGGTTTAAGTGAAACTATCTTGGGtagttttttaaaacattatAATATTCCAAGAGAAACAGTGGTTATTATGACCAAAGTCTTTTACAGAGTTGACGATACAATCGAGTTAAATCCGACCGATCTATTGTTCGGCAACAATGAGGAATTAAATTTGCGTTTGGTTAACCAAAAAGGTCTTTCCAGAAAGCATATTTTAGAAGCAGCTAAAAATTCTGTTCGTAGACTAGGGACATATATCGATGTCTATCAAATTCATCGTTGTGATCATGAAACACCTTTTGAAGAAACAATGAGGGCTTTGAATGACGTTGTTGAACAGGGTTATGCTAGGTATATTGGAGCTTCCTCCATGTTAGGTACTGAATTTGCAGAGTATCAATTTATTGCAGAAAAGCACGGATGGCATAAGTTTGTCAACATGCAAACTTGttataatttattgtaCAGAGAAGATGAAAGAGAAATGTTACCTTTCtgtaagaaaaataatgttgCCATCACGCCATGGTCTCCTTTACAGATGGGATTCTTAGCTAGGCCAATTACCGAAAAAAGTGTAAGACAAACTACTGATCTAGTTATTAAAGCCATGAGTCTAGATAAGTTTTCTGAAGCAGACAAGGAAATTATTGACCGTGTGAATAAATTAGCCAACAAAAAGAACTTGAAGATGGCAACTGTTACTTTAGCTTGGttattcaagaaaaatgCTTTTCCAATTGTTggtttaaataaagaatcaAGAATTGATGATGCCCTCGAAGCTTTAAAGGTTGAACTAACTGAAGAAGAGgtcaaatatttagaagaaCCATACAAGCCAAAACCATTATTCATGTAA
- the BIO2 gene encoding biotin synthase (similar to Saccharomyces cerevisiae BIO2 (YGR286C)), with translation MSGMISRISRRPFHVYHRLFNISAGHRLVLKEALSKPIRHDWSKQELSEIYNTPLLELVYAAQLQHRKYYDPSKVQLCTLMNIKTGGCSEDCKYCSQSTSNNTGLKAEKLVSIDEVLLEAKEAKKNGSTRFCLGAAWRDMNGRKSALKRIAEMVTKVNDLGLETCVTLGMLNDEHAKQLKAAGLTAYNHNIDTSREHYKNVITSRSYDDRLKTIRVVKDSGISVCTGGILGLGETKEDHIGFLYSLSNMMPHPESVPINRLVPIKGTRIVDELEKPGANKLEFEDILRVIATARIAMPNSIVRLAAGRYTMKEYEQFLCFMAGCNSIFTGKKMLTTFCNGWNEDKAMLLKWGLEPMKAFKKYNLPGN, from the coding sequence ATGTCAGGAATGATTTCAAGGATCTCTAGAAGGCCATTTCATGTTTATCATAGactttttaatattagtgCTGGACACAGGTTGGTTTTGAAAGAGGCTCTTTCAAAACCAATAAGACATGACTGGTCTAAACAGGAGTTGAgtgaaatttataatacaCCTTTGTTAGAATTGGTATACGCTGCTCAATTACAACATCGCAAATATTATGACCCATCAAAAGTGCAGTTATGTACATTGatgaatattaaaactGGTGGCTGTAGTGAAGACTGTAAGTATTGTTCACAGTCAACATCTAATAATACGGGTCTAAAAGCTGAAAAACTTGTTTCAATCGATGAAGTTTTACTTGAAGCTAAagaagcaaaaaaaaatggatcAACCAGATTTTGTCTGGGTGCAGCATGGAGAGATATGAATGGTAGAAAAAGTGCCTTAAAAAGGATTGCTGAAATGGTGACTAAAGTTAATGATCTAGGATTAGAAACATGTGTTACTTTGGGTATGCTAAATGATGAGCATGCCAAACAATTAAAAGCTGCGGGACTTACAGCTTACAatcataatattgataCTTCAAGGGAGCattataaaaatgttaTTACCTCGAGATCTTATGATGATAGATTGAAAACAATTAGAGTAGTGAAAGACTCGGGAATTAGTGTATGCACTGGAGGTATTCTTGGATTAGGAGAAACAAAGGAGGATCATATTGGCTTTCTGTATTCCCTTTCTAATATGATGCCACATCCAGAATCTGTTCCAATTAATAGGTTAGTTCCTATAAAGGGTACAAGAATAGTTGATGAGTTAGAAAAACCAGGAGCAAATAAacttgaatttgaagatattCTTAGAGTTATTGCAACGGCAAGAATTGCCATGCCTAATTCAATTGTAAGATTGGCAGCTGGGCGTTATACAATGAAAGAATATGAACaatttctttgttttatGGCTGGTTGTAATAGTATTTTTACTGGTAAGAAAATGCTAACTACATTTTGTAACGGGTGGAACGAAGATAAAGCAATGTTATTGAAATGGGGTTTAGAACCAATGAAGGCATTTAAAAAGTACAATTTACCAGGAAACTAA